A segment of the Bombus huntii isolate Logan2020A chromosome 9, iyBomHunt1.1, whole genome shotgun sequence genome:
GAGTAAGGTGCCTTTTTTTCACTTCATCGTGTGTATGTATTTCGGGgttaaaacaaacaaacaaaacaaagaaaccaaaaaaaaaaaagaaaataaaaagaaaacgcgAGTAAACAAAGGGGGAAAAAtccaacgtaagattttatGTATCACGTGTAGAAACGGCACAACGGAGCTCAAGGGAAGGGGCATGTGACATCCATCCATCGTACGTCGTCCGACATACTTTCACGTCGCGAAGATCCCTTTCCAAAACTCTAATGCGAAGTGTTGAACGGCATTGTGAACAATGATGTAATCGAGAATTCGAAATGTATTTCCGCGATTCGATGAACGGCCCGCGGGGTCCCATGGCAGCCTCGTTGCATACACTTAAGCTTAGGAGATGTGCAGTCGCTGGACACAGCTCAAGGAGCAACAACCGGGCAAAACCTTGTATAATGTACTTACATGTAATTTCTAACGACGTGACAGAGATGATACGCGATAATGTATCAGGTGCGCGTGCGCGAATACAGGCcaatacacacatacacatatatgtacaCGCGTATACctataaaatagtaaaatacaCGTACACGTGAAACAGATAGACACAtaggaatggatgatacaaACGTACACTTTATACACGAATCACACAGGTGACATtacttaaaaaaagaaaagaaaaaaaatagatgCACACGTGCACGTGCACATAGGGAAAAATGATGGAAGATACCTCCAAAAGACAATTTTCACAGGATATAACAATGGAAACGCGAGACGCCCTGGGACGTGCGTGAAAAAAAAACGTGTATGATATtatgtatacataatatagcatataaagtatattataaataatgatgaatataaataaaaaatatatatataaatactatGAAGAAGTAAACAAAGTATAAATATGAAGGAAGTATATAAACGAGAATATAGGATAAAACACGCTTAGGCTTAAGAGTATAAGATATTATTATGATGATATATGGTTGgtttataatgtaaaatatattatagaaaatgtatattgttatttttattcctGATTAACCCCAAAATACCGCATATccgtataaaattttatattacgtaacaaCAATTTACCAAACAAGTAGAAATCTCAATTTAAACCTTTTACacaattttatagattttctTAAACTTCTACCAACGTGTTTACTCAATTTTTCGCGTTTATCTAATTACTTACATAAATGAATTCCACAATATCTTAATCTTCCTACGTCATTTGCTAAGAGAGGTTCAACGTCAAATGATAAACgagaatgaaaaatgaattatacCTTTAACTACCTTCAtgattttattctgtatgtttgCATACCTTCATGAACTTTCATAATCAAGATTTTCTCAACGATTGtgaatatgtaataatatattgttCGTTGATAGAAATCCATATTAGATACGACAAGCTTATTCGGACACTAAGAGCATTGTAGATTAAATGTAGATTATGTGAACGACACGAACAAGTACAATGACTAGAAGATTAACGATATAACCAAAGCATAAGTTCTGTCTGACGTTATCAAACATATCTTCCCAGAGAATGGTATGTATAGTTTACGGTTTTCCTTTCGCGTATCACGACAATTGAGATCTCTTTCAACAAGTCATTAATGGTTGCTAATAAAAGTTATATTCGtgcaaagaagaaattaaCAAGAGGTaagagaaaatatataatatctttcttattttgaCTTTATTCTGAGATTAATACGTctaactttttattattataaatactttCACGATGCTAAATAATATTGATTCATTTTGTGTCTGATATtgtgtaataaaaaatactaataaatattacatatatgtgATATTTAACTACATGATCTCTGAACTCTAGCAACTATTAACCTTAATTAGCATCAAACTAGTTATTTTTGTATCCAATATCCCTCCCAAATATACATTACGTATATAAGTAATAGTGcagaatgttttatataacagaCACGGAATATACATAAAAGTTTCGCTGTGTGTTCAAAATACTTTCGTAAACCAGTGTAATTCTGCTTATGTGGCATCTAAGCATTTAATaagtattattaaatatatatcaaatGCACGACACAAAGTGTTACATCGTACAAGGACGCGGCGGAACGTTAATTAAAACGGAATCATCCTCTCGCATTCGCTATTATAATCATATTTAGATATTCGGAACACTCAAAGTGACTGTACGGTTTTACTGTCACCGGAATAACGACATTTTGAAATAGAAACGACGCGCCGGTGAATTCGGATCGCGGATGAAGAAACACCGGTGTAATTAGCGTTGCCGTTGCCAGCGTCACGCGGGCGCATCATCACAAAATTGAAAACGAACGAACAAACCGATGGCCCGTCGCCGTGATAGGAGAGATGTGCCAAGAGACGAGAATATCCACGCGAATCGACTGTCTCGATGCTGGTTCACTCATACGCGGTTGTTTGGCCGTGAACATACATGAGATCCTCTGTTTGGATACACGGTATGGATATAGGCACGTTTAATTGCGAGATAGGGGTGCGGTGCTCGGTTATGTTAGCGAAACTGACGAACACACGGACATGACAACCGAGAAAGTTTGAACTTCCTGTCCTTGGACGTGCGCTACGCTACGCTTCGGTTTAATTTCTAAAGTGTTgcgttatttttaaagataAGGACTCTAAGTGGAGAGCCTGTTTGACTAATAATACATATAGCGATTCaggaaagtatttgaatacCTAACATAGAAAACTTTCGAATTTCATTATGCTATAATGAGATTATCGTAATTATGTTATGACACGATGTATGTATGACATATGTATATGACACGATGTAATTTAATCacaaattgaaaagaaatttgcaattattttattgttgtgtatagtaaaatattatgACATGATGATTTCTAAAACttaatatacaataacaaAATTGGTATTGGTAATTCGTCGAACTTTGCACAAccattttgttatttaaagaTCTCTTTCTTTTCAGACGGTTTTATTTTCTGAATTATAAGTCAAACAAAAGAAATTCTTCTTCAACTAACACAAAGACTGTTCACCCTCTCAAAATCAAAGAACTTTTCGTACGATTTTATAGGGCATCTTCTATTATGATTATCTCTGACATTTCCTTTCCGTCACGTGTTTGAGTTGTGTAAGCATTACGACACGCTATGAAATCAAAGTAGGTACCATTTGATCATCATCGATAATGCACGCTTCTGGTTCTAATAGCTTTGAAACTTTCACCATTAAACTGACGactaaaaaaaaacaaaattgttCAATTTCATATTATGGCCCGAATACTTTCGAAGGATAATATACGAAATAGATTTGTAAATTTCAAGCAAAGAAGCTTTCGAATTTCCGGTATCTTCGGAAACGATAACATTTGTACTTAGTTAGAAGCAACTAACTTGTACAAGCTGTACGTTATGCATAATGAGCGCGCTCTCGCAAATTGTTAGATGGATAGCTATATACTCATAGGAAGTGCGTTCACCTATACAGGTAAATGTACGGGCCTGTATATATCGAATACCCAACGGACGGCAGAACGTACAAGAGAATAGCGTAGTATAAAGCATAAACTACAATTAGCGGTAATCCGCGTGACACGGGCATGGCACCCTTTGCGCATATTAAAGCATTAGCTACCGAGTCATACGAGCGAACCGTACATCATTTCGGGACGTGGCCACGTCTGCCAGTAAAATCGTTAAATTTACGAAGAAACACGACTGACCCGATACTGACTGAATATTAGTAGTACGGATGGCGATGTACGTTTCGGTATTCCGCGCGGACAGTGGAGCTGCCACTAGCGGCATCGATATCGCGTCGCACGCGATGAAAATGTACGCTTTCCTAACACcatcgaagaaaaaagaacccGGTTACCGAGATAAATTACAAATGAAATTCGATGAGAAAGCTTTTTTTGGTATACACGCCGTAGAGTGGAAAGTAATTGGTAATTTTGGTTTTAATCTTATCTCGCGTTCGGCGAAGGATTAACGGCTTTGCGTCGAACTGTAAGACCGGTTTCATACGGCGATACGTGTACGTATCGTAATGCACGTATACGTagcgtatttttataaacttgGAAGATTCCAACAATTTACAGAAAGAATTTATATGAAATCCCAGTTAGAAAACTTACGGAATGAGATTAGCCAAATTGTTAAAAAGATTCGTGAAAGtcaaaaattgcaaaattgcaaaatgCAATTAAATTAGCATACGTAAAAAGCTTGTAGCGAAAATCTGCCTAATGTAGAATGGTGGGATTCTATTTTATTAGCAAGAAGATATCCGAACAAAAACGAACCTATTATTGTTAAAGGTTCCATTATCTGAAATTTTGTAGAACATCCCACGCAAATACGGCCACCAGCTATACActatctaatatattttttagagaacgcttattttaaatttttagctaactctttgaaattaaatatacatgCCTGCATATTGAATAAAAAAGGAGCGCAAGAAATTACGTAGGCAAAATAGACGCGAGGCATTtaaagaacaagaaaaaataCGATTAGGCCTTGAACCTTCTTTAGAGCCAAAATTACGAATTTCGAATCTTATGCGAGTATTAGGTACAGAAGCTGTATAAGATCCTACGAAAATAGAAGCTCACATCCGATAACAAATAGCTAAAAGATTAAACACGAAGATGCTAACGCAGCTCGAAAACTTACTGCTGATCAGCGATGGGacaaaaagacaaaaaaaattaaagagGATATCACGATTTGTGTACATGTAGCAGAATACGTGGTCTTTTGAATAACGCTTCAAAGAAATTTAAAGTGGAAATAAATTgcaaaacaattttatctaAAAGGTTGTGTAATACTCTTATGAGACGCAATATTGTTGTTGTTGATGGAGAAGccaaagaattaaataaatataaacgatTAATGATGAATCGTGTCCGGCGAGAAGAAGATATTATTAAAGACAGGGTCGAAAATGATACGCCGAACAAACGCGTTCTTGTATGAAAAAGTACTAATACGCAATATCATTTTGGAGAAATTGAACTCAAAGTTTGCCTAAGTGAAAAAAGTGCTCGGAAGTACTTTAAGAAACACGAGGCGCAAGAGTACTGGGATTTAGCCTTAGCTTAgcatagaatattaataatgaatACATATGGATATTAAAAGGACATTTTTGCTACGACATTTGCCAGGACCTTATTAActtttaattactttattaccattttttttacaatttaatcAATTTCCCTACAAAGTAgttctttctattttattagaatcattttctttaatacattttcttcttctattttcaATGATAACAAGATCTTGCAATAAACTTAATTCAAACGTAATTAACTGCGATGCTTTCACAACAAACTAATGAACTTCGAGTGTCATAAGTACAATAATCGATACCGTGGTCGTAGAATATCTTGCGCGAAagatatttctattaattgcAAAAAACGAGCGGCTTTCAACCGAAGTTACCAATCCTCTTTATACAGTTCCAGCCAGGTAAGCTTTCTTAAGGCTATTTAAAGAGGTTTAATCAATGTATTTCTCAGTGAAGGTAACTCGATTCCTTCCAGTATTTGTCCACACTGCATCCGCAGTTTTTGTAAAATTCCCGCTCGATAGCAGCCTAAAACAACAGTTACGAGTTTCAatttcttcgtttcaattAACAGAAAAGTTTAGAACAACAGTTTCGAATGAAACAAATGTGGTTCCTAGAATTGGCCTCATCGGTCACCAAGGAAGCGTGGAACAGCATAGTTCCCTCTACCATTCTCATTTGCGGTTGTCGGTCCACTGCTATTCGACTATCCTCCACAGCTGTTTTCATCCCCTATACCCTCATACATTTCGTTGTAACAAGTTTACATGATACTGTAAGTCTTATTAAACTCATTCAATACTTAACATGATTTAACgctatatattttaaaatgcaATACCTTTCTATTTCCTTTCCAAATATTACGAAACTAAAATTGGGTAGATCAAAACTGTTAAAAATTCCATTGAATTTCCTCATTAGCTTGTTACTCGACTAGGAACAATACTTTTTAGAAttctatttacatatatttgtttcttGTACTTTATCTAATGAAcagtaaattaattaattcaccaaaattattgaaataagaTAAGGAAGAGtaacaaaaaaaataaaattatgaaaaatttactATGATAGAAATTTAATACCAAAATTACAAACGTAACAAAAGTTCTACTATCAATTGAATGTTATTTGTACATCACATTAATAAATCAAATGTTTAGAAACTTTCTgctttaaaaagatatataactTTCATAGATTTTCATATTAATAACCATATGCGCGGAGACATAGTGTAGAAATTATTGATAACTACAGTGAGGTAAATGTATaaagtaacaaattttttagaaCCATCACATATGCTATTTTGTGGATTTGCATCACTAGTTTCATCTAAAGTTGGTATCGTAGAAGTTTGCGTGGGCTGTATCTAGATTCATTACGCGTGAGTGACCTCTTAGGAATTTCTATCATACTCTGCAGCAACAGATGTCCAGTGTCTAAAGTCTAAAGAGCTGGTTTCAGAAGTTTGCGCAAAACATTTGTCTCTTTCACAAGATtcatatattgtaataattatcacaTATTGtgttattatcaatttattaataaagcCCATTAAgttaatatgaaataaaaataaaaaaaaagtaaaaagtagCTTTTAGAAGGAGGCCTAcataaaagaatttataaaataataaggTATAAAAGATACATTTTAAccttatttatatatttacctTCAAACATTCTGattgaattaatttataacatttttacttttcaGAACGAAGCAAAATAATGATACttcaaaaaatttaaattaggatttgttaaaaaattttaacgttctttttacataacaattgttttttttcttctaccCATTTTGATTATATAAGTGTATACATCTCAtctatttacatattttagtatttatatatatacaattacatCAAAATTTTAGTATAgtgataattttatattacatactAATAAATACGAGGGTCGTGCAGAAAATAATATCCATCTACGTATAGAAGCCATATAACACGATAGAATGTGCTTATAAAAGCTCATCTAGCTTTATTCATGTCAATCTTTCCAAAATGCATTTGTATTGTTGTTATTTCAAAACGGGTATTACTTTCTGGGCGACTCTCatatgttaaaaaaatattacaatttttcaaaatttacctattgtttattttcatttttaaatagtACACCACTACGTATCCTCCCCAagtcttattatttatttagtaataAAACTGATTTTAAAAATTGCCTATATTCAGTTTTCACTAGCATTACATACTCTAGGAATATTTTCGTGAACATCCTGGGAAACTTATTGGTATTACCTGATATATATTACCACGATGACTGAAGACTCCTGAATAACTAAATAACAATTACGGTGCTGCAATGTGACGCCGGTAATATTTGCATATGTTTACCAATATCTAATttggaaaaaaatattgttgtaTAAACAGATATTATGATGATTCTTTAACTGATAGAGGTTATGTCGTGAAGTACctaattttgtattaaattgaggaatttataaaagaattaattcCACGATCTTATACATAGGTTCAGCAACTCTTCCAATTTTTGGTGGTGGGGGGATGTTATCATTTTGatgtacatattttaattCCCTTACTAGCCACATGATGACGCCATTATGAAACTCCTCCAGCACGCACATACGCGTTTGTCATTAGTAACAGAAGTAATGCGTTATTTGActcaaaatttgaaaattaaagtAAGCACTTAATAATCAATGGAAAGTTATTGTTCATTcaaaacattttaaaataaatgaaacaggATAAAGATAGTTCTACTactatatcattataacgacATAAAATGTGCACTACAGAATTACCAGGAGAAAGTATGTTACCACGATTGTCTCTTTGAAtcacttctttttttattatgatcCTTAAAATGTTTTTCATATATCAACTGTGAGTTAAATTTTGTTATACCAGGAATGGCGTCCGCCCATTTCTTTTCTAAATCAACATTTTTAAGTTTTTTAGATAACGAATCCTTTGCAACACAACACAGTACAcacatttttttctctttactcgtttctcttttctatTCGAATATGTAGCGGCAGGCGCAGTAGTCGCTAGACCGCTACAAATGCACATGCGCGCTTGGGTAATTTCATGATCGCGCCACTATGCGGTTAGTAAAGGAATTAATATTACAGATGCATATGACATCAAAATGATATCCCCTTCGAACctatgtataatgtatattgTATACGACCGTGATCATCGTAATTAATTCTTTGCAACAAATATTgacatatttaataaaatggcATTAACAAGGAAAGAAATAGATGAAATGAAACCACAAATCGAAAAAGCAGTACATAAATTTCTCGGTTTTGGAGAACCTGCTATTGTTACCACGGCTGTCAATTGTATGACTTCAGGTTATGATAAACGCAAAACGGCAGGTTTGTAATAATCACTTACATGATTATCAATCATCACATCATTtgattgtattatttattaattatactataacactatttattaattatgctATTATTATACTATTCACATACATTCCTATTTTATCGTAGCATAGAATGAAGTGCAtcagaattatattttcttataaataatttaatatgagTAATCATAAGCTTTATTATAGATATGTAATTTCTATGAcacaaataatatatttttataatattcccAACATTGTAGATAAATTATCTGCTTTATTGGAAGACAAGAAAGCTTTAAAATTGACGGAAAAAATATTCACAATATATGATGATGCCAAAGCAGCGCAGAAAAGTAAAAAACGAAATCATGTGGAAGATAAGGATAAGGACAAAGATGCAAAGAAACCTAGATTTAAGGATGATGAAgtcaaaaatgaaaaaacaaCAGAAGCACAACTATCTGCAGATAAGGTATAAACTCATGTCAATGTGAACTAATATAAACATGTtgatatatttactatattaATTCATATAGTATTAtagcttttattttatattattttattatttttatttagataaAACAAATGATGGCAAATGCCCAAAGAGAAATCGAGGAAAGGAAAAGAGCATTGAAAGCTATAAAACAAGAAGAAGTTGCCCCAGTAAAACCTCTACTTAAAGCACGAGATTCTTTACCAACAGTAGGAAGCATGTATAATCAAGGTTTATTAAGTAAGACAGACTCCGACAAAGCAAGAAAAATTGCTGCTTTGCAAGCACAAATTAGAAGTAAACTAAGCTCCGGATTACTTGGAAATGTTAGTGTCCCAGATAAACCAACTCCGCTAATTTTGGATGAATCTGGCAGAACTGTAGATATAACCGGCAAGGAAGTGCAACTCACACAAGTGGTACCAACATTAAAAGCTAATATTCGAGCAAAAAAACGTGAAGAATTTAAAGCCCAATTGCAAGAATCAAAAGGCCCAGAAGAAATTCAAGACACCCACTTTTTTGATAATAGGATAGGTGTCAAACCGGCAGTGCGAGGCAAACGGACACTCAAATTTCACGAACCTGGAAAATTCCAGCAATTAGCAGAAAGAATTCGTATGAAAGCCcaattagaaaaattacaaaatgagATTAGTCAAATTGCCAGAAAGACTGGTATAAGTTCTGCAACTAAACTGGCACTAATAGCGCCGAAAACAGAAGCTCTTAGTGAAGATGTGCCTAATGTAGAATGGTGGGATTCTGTTATATTAACAGGAGGATATCCGAACGAAGATGAATCTACTACCATTAAAAGTTCTACTATCACAAATCTTGTAGAACATCCCACGCAAATGCGACCACCAAGTATGCACTACCTAGTACATTTTTTTAGAGAACACttatttcaaatatgtaattttggttaattattttttttattttagctGACCCTTTGAAACCAATATATATGCCTgtatttttaacgaaaaagGAACGCAAGAAATTACGTAGGCAGAATAGACGAGAAGCATGGAAAGAAGAACAAGAGAAAATACGATTAGGTCTTGAACCTCCACCAGAACCAAAATTACGAATTTCGAATCTTATGCGAGTATTAGGTACAGAAGCTGTACAAGATCCTACGAAAATAGAAGCTCATGTCCGACAACAAATGGCTAAAAGATTAAAGGCACATGAGGATGCTAATGCAGCTCGAAGACTTACTGCTGATCAGCGACGAGAAAAGAAGgcaagaaaaattaaagagGATACCACGCTTGGTGTACATGTAGCTGTTTATAGGTGAGCTTAAagatatgtaaataaatactatctaattatataatacatatacgtatCATGTAAAAAGTAATACTATCATTACA
Coding sequences within it:
- the LOC126869229 gene encoding U4/U6 small nuclear ribonucleoprotein Prp3; the protein is MALTRKEIDEMKPQIEKAVHKFLGFGEPAIVTTAVNCMTSGYDKRKTADKLSALLEDKKALKLTEKIFTIYDDAKAAQKSKKRNHVEDKDKDKDAKKPRFKDDEVKNEKTTEAQLSADKIKQMMANAQREIEERKRALKAIKQEEVAPVKPLLKARDSLPTVGSMYNQGLLSKTDSDKARKIAALQAQIRSKLSSGLLGNVSVPDKPTPLILDESGRTVDITGKEVQLTQVVPTLKANIRAKKREEFKAQLQESKGPEEIQDTHFFDNRIGVKPAVRGKRTLKFHEPGKFQQLAERIRMKAQLEKLQNEISQIARKTGISSATKLALIAPKTEALSEDVPNVEWWDSVILTGGYPNEDESTTIKSSTITNLVEHPTQMRPPTDPLKPIYMPVFLTKKERKKLRRQNRREAWKEEQEKIRLGLEPPPEPKLRISNLMRVLGTEAVQDPTKIEAHVRQQMAKRLKAHEDANAARRLTADQRREKKARKIKEDTTLGVHVAVYRIRDLLNNASKKFKVETNAKQLYLTGCVMLFRDCNVVVVEGGAKQLSKYKRLMMNRIKWEEDIIKDNGNDVPNKCVLVWEGTSKQRHFGEIKFKVCPIEKMAREHFKKHQVEHYWDLAYSGAVLENTDDVHS